A region of Paenibacillus sp. JNUCC-31 DNA encodes the following proteins:
- a CDS encoding alpha/beta hydrolase: MTQPEEKKVKNGSKAKKVRNIILKILGAIVIAIILFLGIVYITNVISTNSEAKKIEPYGQHVSVDGKNMNVFIQGEGKETIVLLPGYGTATPALDFKLLIDELSPYYKVVAVEPFGYGLSDETEKERTTENIVSEVHEALLQLNINKYILMGHSITGIYGIDYVNKYPNEVTAFVGIDSSVPTQPGMDVKFPTKMFGFLKKSGLQRLVVKFGGDPYAGLPFDEHTVEQMKMLSNKNSNSSTMLNEMEHISSNFKGAQGLTFPKELPLLLFVQANNEDIKGWIPLHEGQIKDSVHGKVITMDGTHYLHHTQFKKIAEDVRAFMNEAK; encoded by the coding sequence GTGACACAACCAGAGGAAAAGAAAGTGAAGAATGGATCGAAGGCCAAGAAAGTACGGAATATTATACTTAAAATACTAGGAGCAATCGTAATCGCCATTATTTTGTTTCTAGGTATTGTTTATATCACGAATGTGATCAGTACAAATTCAGAGGCGAAAAAGATAGAGCCCTACGGTCAGCATGTATCTGTAGACGGGAAAAATATGAATGTGTTCATTCAAGGTGAAGGCAAGGAAACAATCGTGCTTCTGCCAGGCTATGGAACAGCAACACCAGCGCTTGATTTCAAGTTGCTTATTGATGAACTATCACCATATTACAAAGTTGTTGCGGTTGAGCCATTCGGTTATGGATTAAGTGATGAAACTGAAAAAGAAAGAACCACAGAGAATATCGTAAGTGAAGTTCATGAAGCTCTACTGCAGCTTAACATTAATAAATACATTCTCATGGGCCACTCCATTACAGGGATTTACGGCATTGATTATGTGAACAAATATCCAAATGAGGTGACTGCATTTGTCGGAATTGACAGCAGTGTTCCAACACAACCAGGCATGGATGTTAAATTCCCTACAAAAATGTTCGGATTCCTTAAAAAATCAGGTCTTCAAAGATTAGTGGTCAAATTTGGTGGTGACCCTTATGCTGGACTCCCGTTTGATGAGCACACTGTAGAGCAGATGAAAATGCTGTCAAATAAAAACTCAAATAGTTCCACGATGTTGAATGAGATGGAACATATTTCTTCCAATTTCAAAGGGGCGCAGGGGTTAACCTTCCCTAAAGAGCTTCCGCTTCTTCTCTTTGTTCAAGCGAATAATGAAGATATAAAAGGATGGATACCGTTGCACGAAGGACAGATTAAAGATTCGGTACATGGGAAAGTAATCACAATGGATGGTACACATTATTTACACCATACTCAATTCAAAAAAATTGCTGAAGACGTTAGAGCTTTTATGAACGAAGCGAAATAA
- a CDS encoding alpha/beta hydrolase family protein gives MRFFEILLVLSCFALLIDLLFIKRSSKKIGLGVGIGSSVIFVVQLLVEGYRWQLLLVYIMTAIFILLVLLRHSEKMISLKIGKLLRYSLSSLIVILLVGSTALSVYLPVFHLPKPDGPEKVGTQTFHFTDQNRAEVLTEDQSDKRELMVQVWYPTENSNNHKRDTLFPNNKEMFKKYIQSFSTSLKLPEFVLDYLKYSQTNSYENVEILPSTSPYPVVLLSHGMGTSRVLQASQAENLASHGYIVVTIDHTYSTFATLFPDGRVTSYTTKMTTIDDRREIGDIWTKDVEFVINQIEKLNSGVIESQFKGKMDLNNIGAMGHSFGGATAFNATYLDPRIKAGVNMDGSLNEVENRDDINKPFMFIRSGSFKDWLVNFENDRNSDDEVNKFLSDELHIMKNVIEHGGNVIYIEGTQHFNFTDLQFYSELIKLSGITGDINGKRGSNIINQYVLDFFNKQLKETGGILIQGPSDLYPEVKFIDPKEL, from the coding sequence ATGAGATTTTTTGAAATACTTTTAGTTCTATCCTGTTTCGCTTTACTCATAGACCTACTATTTATTAAAAGAAGTTCAAAGAAAATAGGCTTGGGTGTGGGGATAGGAAGTAGCGTCATATTCGTAGTTCAATTGCTGGTTGAGGGATACAGATGGCAGTTACTTTTGGTATATATCATGACGGCTATATTCATACTTCTTGTTTTACTCAGACATTCTGAAAAGATGATAAGTCTAAAAATAGGAAAGCTGTTGAGATATAGTTTATCTTCCCTAATCGTCATTCTGCTGGTTGGTTCTACTGCCTTGTCTGTATACCTACCTGTCTTTCATTTGCCGAAGCCGGATGGTCCAGAGAAAGTGGGTACTCAAACATTTCATTTTACAGACCAGAATAGAGCTGAAGTCTTAACTGAAGATCAGAGTGATAAGAGGGAACTAATGGTTCAAGTCTGGTACCCTACTGAAAACAGCAATAACCACAAGCGTGACACGCTGTTTCCAAATAATAAAGAAATGTTCAAAAAGTATATTCAGAGCTTCTCAACTTCTTTAAAATTGCCCGAATTTGTGCTCGACTACTTGAAGTATAGTCAAACCAACTCTTATGAAAATGTAGAAATATTACCTTCCACAAGTCCTTATCCCGTGGTACTGCTATCTCATGGTATGGGAACCAGTAGAGTTCTACAAGCATCACAGGCGGAGAATCTGGCCAGTCATGGGTATATCGTAGTGACAATCGATCATACGTACAGCACGTTTGCTACCCTTTTTCCGGATGGCCGTGTAACGAGTTATACAACAAAGATGACAACCATAGATGACCGCAGAGAAATTGGGGATATATGGACAAAAGACGTGGAGTTTGTAATCAATCAAATCGAAAAGCTGAATTCAGGTGTAATTGAAAGTCAGTTTAAAGGGAAAATGGATTTAAATAACATCGGTGCGATGGGGCATTCTTTTGGGGGTGCAACGGCGTTTAATGCAACGTATTTGGATCCTCGAATCAAGGCCGGGGTTAATATGGACGGGTCACTGAATGAAGTGGAAAATAGAGATGATATAAACAAGCCGTTTATGTTCATTAGATCGGGAAGTTTTAAAGACTGGTTAGTCAATTTTGAAAATGATAGAAATTCGGATGACGAAGTAAATAAATTTCTTTCAGATGAGCTGCACATTATGAAAAATGTTATCGAACATGGGGGAAATGTGATTTATATAGAAGGAACACAGCACTTCAATTTCACGGATCTTCAATTCTATTCGGAGCTGATTAAACTGTCCGGGATCACAGGAGACATCAATGGTAAAAGAGGATCAAATATCATAAATCAATATGTACTCGATTTCTTTAACAAGCAGCTGAAAGAAACGGGTGGAATTCTGATTCAGGGACCGAGCGACTTGTATCCAGAAGTGAAGTTTATAGATCCAAAAGAACTCTAA
- a CDS encoding serine hydrolase domain-containing protein: MGRQKGKRTSIAALTLVLTMLAPMSVMAAPATSNNSDLTYEPTKKIVAEKAKILTETYGTTSVQYALIDAGEIVVSGQTGKNDLNNKVPLTSNTIYGIGSTSKMFLTASVMKLIDDGKIDLDVPIVNYLPDFKMKDNRYTLITPRMLLNHSSGLLGSTGSNATLYGDNDTYSHDTFLDQLANQHLKADPGAYSVYSNDSFTLAEILVERVSGMGFTAFIHHYFTEPLDMNHTKTPQDVVDTAAMAGIYSPLVKDQLPQENYNIIATGGIYSTAEDLVKFSQIFTGEVDGILSSKSVEAMAQEEYKRGMWPEDSDTSISYGLGWDSVNLYPFSEYGIKALTKGGDTISYHSSLIILPEYNLAAAVTSSGGTSARDQFIASELLLSALEEKGIITERKPEKSFGVPVKADMPEEISTYAGIYGANNSVKKVEINAGKMTVSALTAPNNPAQEYTYTADGTFVNDKGTEKLKFVTEQNGRTYLWSRSYISMPGLGQLAFSEYTAEKLEANELPQDITASWEQREGKIYYVVNQKYTSTVYLHSSPILSFHMNEETPGYVSNIKIIGANEAVTELQIPGMAGRDSKEIYFAEKNGVEYITAVGSVYAGEEIVKPLYSGKQSVTTIQADGYAKWFSIPSTVNGKVMTVKLPSNGAFAVYDQKGVCINHTVVSGKNEVVLPENGRIVFAGEDGSTFEISLK; this comes from the coding sequence ATGGGACGACAAAAGGGAAAACGAACTTCAATCGCTGCGTTAACCCTGGTGTTAACGATGTTAGCTCCAATGTCAGTCATGGCCGCACCAGCTACGAGTAACAACAGCGATCTGACGTATGAACCAACCAAGAAAATAGTAGCGGAGAAAGCGAAGATCCTTACTGAGACGTACGGTACAACCAGTGTGCAATATGCATTAATCGATGCTGGAGAGATTGTGGTGTCCGGTCAAACGGGCAAGAACGATCTAAATAACAAGGTGCCTCTTACTTCGAACACAATCTACGGCATCGGCTCAACAAGTAAAATGTTTCTTACAGCTTCTGTTATGAAGCTTATTGATGATGGCAAGATCGATTTGGATGTGCCAATTGTGAACTATTTACCTGATTTTAAGATGAAAGATAACCGCTACACATTAATCACACCACGTATGTTGTTGAATCATTCCTCTGGTCTGTTAGGCAGCACCGGAAGCAATGCCACATTATACGGAGATAACGATACGTATTCACATGACACGTTTCTGGATCAATTGGCGAATCAACACCTGAAGGCTGATCCTGGCGCGTACTCGGTGTATAGTAACGACAGTTTTACGTTAGCCGAGATTCTAGTTGAAAGAGTGAGCGGCATGGGCTTTACAGCTTTTATACACCACTATTTTACGGAACCTCTGGACATGAATCATACCAAAACACCACAGGATGTCGTTGACACAGCAGCGATGGCGGGTATCTATTCTCCTCTGGTTAAGGATCAGCTTCCCCAAGAGAATTATAATATCATCGCTACTGGAGGCATCTATTCCACCGCTGAAGATCTGGTGAAATTTTCACAAATCTTCACGGGAGAAGTCGATGGTATTCTATCCAGTAAGTCGGTAGAAGCCATGGCGCAAGAAGAATACAAAAGAGGCATGTGGCCGGAGGATAGCGACACGTCCATCTCTTACGGGTTAGGGTGGGATAGTGTAAATTTGTACCCATTCAGTGAATATGGCATCAAGGCCCTGACGAAAGGTGGAGATACGATATCGTATCACTCCTCTCTAATCATACTGCCGGAATACAATCTAGCTGCAGCCGTTACCTCTTCAGGGGGAACGAGTGCCAGAGATCAGTTCATTGCAAGTGAATTATTACTCAGTGCACTAGAGGAAAAGGGTATTATTACAGAACGAAAGCCGGAAAAATCTTTTGGCGTACCAGTGAAGGCGGATATGCCTGAAGAAATATCCACGTATGCCGGTATATATGGCGCCAATAATTCGGTTAAGAAGGTTGAAATTAATGCTGGAAAAATGACTGTATCCGCGCTGACAGCTCCAAATAACCCGGCTCAAGAATACACATATACAGCGGATGGTACGTTTGTTAACGATAAAGGCACAGAAAAGCTGAAATTCGTTACAGAGCAGAATGGAAGGACGTATCTGTGGTCTCGATCTTATATATCCATGCCGGGACTTGGACAGTTGGCGTTCTCAGAATATACGGCGGAGAAGCTGGAAGCCAATGAATTACCCCAGGATATTACCGCCTCATGGGAGCAGCGTGAAGGTAAGATATACTACGTGGTGAATCAGAAGTATACATCAACTGTATATCTGCATTCATCACCAATCCTTTCTTTCCATATGAACGAAGAGACTCCAGGGTATGTGTCCAATATTAAGATTATTGGAGCAAATGAAGCAGTCACTGAGCTGCAAATCCCTGGCATGGCTGGACGGGATTCAAAGGAAATTTATTTCGCTGAAAAGAACGGAGTGGAGTATATTACAGCCGTAGGTAGTGTATACGCCGGTGAGGAAATTGTAAAACCACTCTATTCGGGGAAACAATCTGTAACAACGATTCAAGCAGACGGTTACGCCAAATGGTTTTCTATACCATCAACGGTGAATGGAAAAGTCATGACCGTTAAACTGCCTTCAAATGGCGCCTTTGCCGTATATGATCAAAAGGGTGTATGTATTAATCACACCGTAGTCAGCGGTAAGAATGAGGTTGTTTTACCGGAAAACGGCCGCATTGTATTTGCAGGTGAGGACGGTTCCACATTTGAAATTTCATTAAAATAG
- a CDS encoding response regulator transcription factor has product MPTILVADDDANIRKLVCLFLRNDGFTTINAVDGKEALAIYTSTPVDLVILDIMMPVMDGWALCEELRRANPDLPLLMLTARNETWEKVQAFQLGTDDYMTKPFDPLELMARVKALLKRYRIGLTQTIQLGNVILNRQTYKVLRGTESFTLPLKEFELLYKLAGLPGQVYTREQLIDQVWGINYTGDDRTIDVHIKRLRERFADISDFRIETVRGLGYRLEVQE; this is encoded by the coding sequence ATGCCTACGATATTAGTTGCTGACGACGATGCGAACATTCGCAAACTCGTCTGTTTATTTTTGCGCAACGACGGATTTACAACCATCAACGCCGTAGACGGAAAGGAAGCCCTGGCTATCTATACCTCCACGCCAGTCGATTTGGTTATTCTTGATATTATGATGCCAGTCATGGACGGTTGGGCATTATGCGAGGAACTTCGAAGAGCCAATCCGGATCTTCCGTTACTAATGTTGACGGCAAGAAACGAGACCTGGGAGAAAGTACAAGCATTTCAGCTCGGGACAGATGACTATATGACGAAGCCATTCGATCCGCTTGAGTTGATGGCTCGCGTCAAGGCACTGTTAAAACGATACCGTATAGGTTTAACGCAGACCATCCAATTAGGAAACGTTATTCTGAACCGGCAGACTTATAAGGTCCTGAGGGGTACAGAGTCGTTCACCTTGCCGCTTAAAGAGTTCGAATTATTGTATAAACTTGCTGGATTACCGGGACAAGTCTATACGCGGGAGCAATTAATCGATCAAGTTTGGGGAATTAATTATACTGGCGATGATCGAACGATAGACGTGCATATTAAACGTCTACGCGAACGTTTTGCCGATATCTCCGATTTTCGTATCGAAACGGTGCGGGGACTTGGCTACCGGCTAGAGGTGCAGGAGTGA
- a CDS encoding sensor histidine kinase gives MTGSLYTRVVLTFLVSVIGGTILSFLATTWIFQDKLNENLQSSLLDFGQDIVRIYETLPIREAEMFISEMKQLNSYHIRIYKATGQFQSYGELKGQHPFLVTTEQVKKVLDGERVQVNGIDTIFLGLPIKTEMGSIAMFVEPLTSSSTSFLIKFVVTFLICSLLAGSLLILIAAIFLVRPIKKLTEATRLIAAGDFNVKLNIKQKGEIGTLARSFEEMMHDLQQLEQMRREFVANVSHEVQSPLTSISGFAIALKQVDLPDDERSDYLDIIITETARMSKISDSLLKLSLLESQSLQMRLATLSLDEQIRQVIVAIQPQWSARNIQFDLDLQPTKITADHDQLNQVWINIFGNAIKFSEDGARISIRIKQNIKNVTIRISDSGIGILPEDQKRIFDRFFKADRSHSQKYEGSGMGLAIVKQIVSLHQGDIRVESEYGRGTTFIVILPITTPTE, from the coding sequence GTGACCGGCTCCCTCTATACACGTGTAGTCCTGACCTTTCTGGTCTCCGTGATCGGAGGCACAATCCTTTCTTTTCTTGCTACAACCTGGATATTTCAAGATAAATTAAACGAAAACTTACAAAGCTCCTTGCTTGACTTTGGCCAGGATATCGTCCGCATCTACGAGACATTGCCTATACGCGAAGCAGAAATGTTTATAAGTGAAATGAAACAACTCAACTCTTACCACATTCGAATCTATAAAGCAACGGGTCAGTTTCAATCCTATGGAGAACTTAAAGGACAACATCCTTTCCTAGTGACTACAGAACAAGTGAAGAAAGTGCTGGATGGGGAAAGGGTCCAAGTTAATGGAATCGATACGATCTTCTTGGGATTGCCGATAAAAACTGAAATGGGAAGCATAGCCATGTTTGTAGAGCCCCTCACTTCCTCTTCCACCTCATTTCTTATCAAGTTTGTTGTAACCTTTTTGATTTGTTCGTTGTTAGCAGGAAGCCTATTGATACTAATTGCGGCTATTTTTCTGGTAAGACCGATCAAAAAATTGACAGAAGCGACCCGGCTTATAGCTGCCGGAGATTTCAATGTCAAGCTTAATATTAAACAAAAGGGTGAGATAGGTACTCTGGCTCGTAGTTTCGAAGAAATGATGCACGATCTACAGCAGCTTGAGCAGATGCGCAGGGAATTCGTAGCAAACGTGTCCCATGAAGTTCAGTCTCCGCTCACTTCCATTTCCGGTTTTGCTATAGCGCTCAAGCAGGTAGACCTCCCGGATGACGAAAGAAGCGATTATCTCGATATTATCATCACTGAAACTGCACGAATGTCCAAAATAAGTGATAGTCTGCTAAAGCTGAGTTTGCTTGAATCTCAATCATTGCAAATGCGGCTCGCCACGCTCAGTCTGGATGAACAGATCAGACAAGTAATCGTCGCTATTCAACCCCAATGGTCGGCCCGTAACATTCAGTTCGATCTTGATTTGCAGCCCACCAAAATCACGGCCGATCATGACCAGTTAAATCAGGTGTGGATCAATATCTTCGGCAATGCCATCAAATTTTCCGAAGATGGTGCCCGAATTAGCATCAGGATCAAACAGAATATCAAGAACGTGACGATCCGCATATCGGATTCGGGTATTGGGATTCTCCCGGAAGACCAAAAGCGTATATTTGACCGCTTCTTTAAAGCTGATCGTTCCCACAGTCAGAAATATGAAGGAAGCGGTATGGGACTAGCTATCGTAAAGCAGATCGTCTCGCTTCATCAAGGGGACATCCGGGTGGAGAGCGAATATGGACGAGGAACGACCTTCATCGTCATCTTGCCCATCACAACACCCACAGAGTGA
- a CDS encoding serine hydrolase domain-containing protein, protein MKPREVTKLKMSVRRARKRNTIAAVTLMLTILAPMSAMAAPAAMNNSINLTYETTKKTVIEKAKLLTETYGTTSLQYALIDGGEITVSGQTGKNDLNDKVPLTSNTIYGIGSTSKMMLTAAVMKLVDEGKIDLDVPVVKYMPDFTMKDNRYKQITPRMLLNHSAGFLGTSSGSAILYGDNDTYAHDTFLDQLATQNLMAEPGTYSVYSNDGFTLAEILVERVTGMSFTAFIHKYFTEPLKMNHTKTPQDIVNTGEMAGIYSPVYKGQLPQENYNIIASGGIYSTAKDLVKFSQIFTGEVKGILSNKSVEAMEQKEYRRGMWPEDSDSSMSYGLGWDSVDLFPFSDYGIKAVTKGGDTLSYHSSLVVLPEYNMAAAVISSGGASITNQFIASELLLSALEEKGMIKERKPEKSFGVPVKADMPKEISKFAGRYGGNNSVTKIKINKAGQMTVSSLTAPSNPVQEYTYTSDGTFVSDDGTEKLKFVVEKNGNTYLWSRSYISVPGLGQVALSEYNAEKLKANTLPKEINAAWAKRDGKKYYLVNAKYTSMFYLNSTSILPIHMNKENPGYMSNNKIIGAGEAANQLQIPGTAGREPMDIHFSKKNGGEYLTFSGYVFASEEMVKPIYAGKQSATTIQADGYAKWFSVPATAKGKIMTVKLPANGAFAIYDQNGICINHSVVSGKNDVVLPENGRIVFAGEAGSQFQISLKK, encoded by the coding sequence ATGAAACCAAGAGAGGTAACAAAACTGAAGATGAGTGTGAGGAGAGCAAGAAAGAGAAATACTATAGCTGCTGTGACTCTCATGCTGACGATACTTGCCCCAATGTCTGCAATGGCCGCACCGGCTGCCATGAATAACAGCATTAACCTTACGTATGAGACAACAAAGAAAACCGTAATCGAAAAAGCTAAGTTGCTGACTGAAACGTACGGTACGACGAGTCTGCAATATGCGCTGATTGATGGTGGAGAGATTACAGTGTCCGGTCAAACGGGCAAGAACGATCTAAACGACAAGGTACCTCTTACTTCGAACACAATCTATGGCATTGGTTCAACCAGTAAAATGATGCTTACAGCCGCTGTAATGAAGCTGGTTGATGAAGGCAAGATCGATTTGGATGTGCCTGTAGTGAAGTATATGCCTGATTTTACAATGAAAGATAACCGATACAAACAGATTACACCCCGTATGTTGCTGAATCATTCGGCCGGGTTTCTCGGAACCTCTAGCGGTAGTGCTATACTGTATGGGGATAATGATACCTATGCACATGATACCTTTTTGGATCAATTGGCGACCCAGAATCTGATGGCAGAGCCAGGTACGTATTCGGTGTACTCTAACGATGGATTTACATTAGCTGAAATTCTGGTTGAGAGAGTCACTGGTATGAGTTTCACGGCATTTATACACAAATATTTTACAGAGCCTCTGAAAATGAATCATACTAAAACACCACAGGATATAGTTAATACGGGAGAAATGGCGGGAATCTACTCTCCTGTGTATAAGGGGCAACTTCCACAAGAGAATTATAATATTATTGCTTCAGGAGGCATATATTCCACCGCTAAGGATCTGGTGAAATTTTCGCAAATCTTCACAGGAGAGGTCAAAGGCATTCTTTCCAACAAGTCGGTAGAAGCCATGGAACAAAAAGAATACAGAAGAGGCATGTGGCCAGAGGATAGTGATTCTTCTATGTCTTACGGATTAGGCTGGGATAGTGTGGACTTGTTCCCATTCAGTGACTACGGCATCAAGGCTGTTACGAAAGGTGGAGATACGTTATCTTATCATTCTTCACTCGTCGTACTTCCGGAATACAACATGGCTGCAGCCGTGATCTCTTCAGGCGGAGCAAGCATAACTAATCAATTCATTGCGAGTGAGTTATTACTTAGCGCACTTGAAGAAAAGGGCATGATTAAAGAACGGAAACCGGAAAAATCATTTGGTGTACCTGTGAAGGCTGATATGCCTAAAGAAATCTCCAAATTTGCAGGGAGATATGGTGGCAATAATTCAGTTACGAAGATCAAAATAAATAAGGCTGGACAAATGACAGTCTCCTCTCTCACGGCTCCAAGTAATCCGGTTCAAGAATACACCTATACATCAGATGGTACTTTTGTGAGTGATGATGGTACAGAAAAGTTGAAATTCGTTGTGGAGAAAAATGGGAATACCTACCTGTGGTCTCGATCTTATATCTCCGTTCCAGGACTCGGACAGGTGGCTCTCTCAGAATATAATGCGGAGAAGCTCAAAGCCAATACATTACCCAAGGAGATTAACGCTGCATGGGCAAAGCGTGATGGTAAAAAATATTATCTGGTGAATGCGAAATACACATCAATGTTCTATCTTAATTCTACATCGATCCTGCCTATTCATATGAATAAAGAGAATCCAGGGTATATGTCCAATAATAAAATTATTGGAGCAGGCGAAGCAGCCAATCAATTGCAGATTCCGGGTACTGCCGGACGAGAACCGATGGACATTCATTTCTCCAAAAAGAACGGAGGAGAGTATCTTACATTTTCAGGTTATGTATTCGCCAGTGAGGAAATGGTGAAACCAATCTATGCGGGTAAACAATCCGCAACAACCATTCAAGCAGATGGATATGCCAAATGGTTCTCGGTACCCGCTACTGCGAAAGGAAAAATCATGACAGTGAAGTTACCTGCAAATGGAGCCTTTGCTATCTATGATCAGAACGGAATTTGTATTAATCACAGCGTGGTCAGCGGTAAGAATGATGTTGTTTTACCAGAGAACGGCCGTATTGTATTTGCAGGTGAGGCTGGTTCCCAATTTCAAATTTCATTAAAAAAGTAA
- a CDS encoding alpha/beta hydrolase has product MMKKILIILLKIFGAIVIAFALFIATVFIVNVFSNKSEEGKIKPYGQFVAVDGKNMNVLIQGKGEETVVLLPGYGTPAPALDFKPLIDELSPFYKVVVIEPFGYGLSDVTEKERTTENMVSEIHEALQQLNIHRYTLMGHSISGIYGLDYVNKYPNEVSAFVGIDSSVPTQGGNDDPFPTETYKLLKKSGFYRLLMKLAPDQLIAPDVDDETREQIRILSLKNTFNPNNLNEGENFGPNFKAAEHLSFPKDLPVIFFLQANDTETEGWIPLHEEQVKNSVHGKVMTFEGGHYLHHTRSKEIAENFRKFMNEVK; this is encoded by the coding sequence ATGATGAAAAAAATATTAATCATTTTGCTCAAAATATTCGGAGCCATAGTTATCGCTTTTGCATTATTTATTGCCACTGTTTTTATCGTTAATGTATTTAGCAACAAATCAGAGGAAGGGAAAATAAAACCCTATGGTCAGTTTGTAGCGGTTGACGGGAAAAACATGAATGTGTTGATCCAAGGAAAAGGCGAAGAAACGGTCGTATTACTTCCCGGATATGGAACACCAGCTCCAGCCCTTGATTTTAAACCGCTCATTGATGAGTTATCACCATTTTACAAAGTCGTCGTCATTGAGCCTTTTGGTTATGGATTAAGTGACGTAACTGAAAAAGAGCGTACCACGGAAAATATGGTTAGTGAAATTCATGAAGCGTTACAGCAGCTTAATATTCATCGTTACACGCTCATGGGTCACTCCATTTCAGGAATTTACGGACTGGACTATGTGAACAAATATCCAAACGAAGTAAGTGCCTTTGTCGGGATTGATAGCAGCGTACCAACGCAGGGAGGTAATGATGATCCATTCCCAACCGAAACGTACAAACTGCTTAAAAAATCCGGATTCTACCGATTGTTAATGAAACTGGCCCCTGATCAACTGATTGCACCCGACGTTGATGATGAAACAAGAGAACAAATTAGAATCCTTTCACTCAAAAATACGTTTAATCCGAACAACCTGAATGAAGGCGAAAATTTCGGTCCCAATTTCAAAGCAGCTGAGCACTTGTCCTTCCCCAAAGATCTTCCTGTGATTTTCTTTTTACAAGCGAATGATACCGAAACGGAAGGATGGATACCTTTGCATGAAGAGCAAGTTAAAAATTCAGTACATGGTAAAGTGATGACATTCGAAGGTGGACATTATTTACACCATACCCGATCCAAAGAAATAGCTGAAAACTTCAGGAAGTTTATGAATGAAGTGAAATAA